A genome region from Bradyrhizobium commune includes the following:
- a CDS encoding sugar ABC transporter ATP-binding protein: MSDTAATPLLELRGISKEFPGVKALDDVSFALYASEVHMLLGENGAGKSSLMKVLCGAYKADAGEFFFEGKKVTIASSADAQKLGIAVIFQEFSLVPYLDIAQNIFLGREPKGRIPGSIDRRKILADAKRLLDMIGFDIDPSVTVNSLGVAQQQMVEIAKAISQNARILVMDEPTAALSDRETELLFALIAKLKADGVSIVYISHRMAEVFSLGDRITVLRDGRRIDGVRPADVTPDQLVRMMVGRNVDMSYPRNFADKPGDVLLQVKGLTSSTGISDINIEVRRGEIVGLCGLVGSGRTEVARAIFGADPVISGEIVFDGKAISGEPDVASRRGIALIPESRKSEGLALLRSVGDNLVVSALRKLFPSGLFDPRSGQRTADGLIRQLRIATPSARQTVGLLSGGNQQKVVIGKWLAAGAKLFIFDEPTRGIDVGAKSEIFALIDRLVAEGAAALMISSEQVEICHVCDRAYVMREGRVAGHLARNELTEENIVRLGMHHA; the protein is encoded by the coding sequence ATGAGCGACACCGCAGCAACACCGCTGCTCGAGCTGCGCGGCATCAGCAAGGAGTTTCCGGGCGTCAAGGCGCTGGACGACGTGTCCTTTGCGCTCTACGCGAGCGAAGTCCACATGCTGCTGGGGGAGAACGGCGCGGGCAAGTCGAGCCTGATGAAGGTGCTCTGCGGCGCCTACAAGGCCGACGCCGGCGAATTCTTCTTTGAGGGCAAGAAGGTCACGATCGCCTCGAGCGCGGACGCGCAGAAGCTCGGCATTGCCGTGATCTTCCAGGAGTTCTCGCTCGTCCCCTATCTCGACATCGCCCAGAACATCTTCCTGGGACGCGAGCCCAAGGGGCGCATCCCTGGAAGCATCGACCGCCGCAAGATCCTGGCCGACGCAAAACGCCTGCTCGACATGATCGGCTTCGATATCGATCCCTCCGTCACAGTCAACTCGCTCGGCGTCGCCCAGCAGCAGATGGTCGAGATCGCGAAAGCCATCAGCCAGAACGCGCGCATCCTGGTCATGGACGAGCCGACCGCCGCGCTCTCCGACCGCGAGACCGAGCTCCTGTTCGCGCTGATCGCGAAGCTGAAGGCCGACGGCGTCTCGATCGTCTACATCTCGCACCGCATGGCCGAGGTGTTTTCGCTCGGCGACCGCATCACGGTGCTGCGCGACGGCCGCCGCATCGACGGGGTTCGCCCCGCCGACGTCACGCCCGACCAGCTCGTCCGCATGATGGTCGGCCGCAATGTCGACATGAGCTATCCGCGCAATTTTGCCGACAAGCCCGGCGACGTGCTGCTTCAGGTCAAGGGCCTGACCTCGTCGACCGGCATCTCCGACATCAACATCGAGGTGCGCCGCGGCGAGATCGTCGGCCTCTGCGGCCTGGTTGGCTCGGGCCGTACCGAGGTGGCGCGCGCCATCTTCGGCGCCGATCCCGTGATCTCCGGCGAGATCGTCTTCGACGGCAAGGCGATCTCCGGCGAGCCCGACGTCGCCTCCCGGCGCGGCATCGCGCTGATCCCGGAAAGCCGCAAGAGCGAAGGCCTCGCCCTGCTGCGTTCGGTCGGCGACAATCTCGTGGTCTCGGCGCTGCGAAAACTGTTTCCGAGCGGGCTGTTCGATCCGCGCAGCGGCCAGCGCACCGCCGACGGCCTGATCCGGCAGCTCCGCATCGCGACCCCGAGCGCGCGTCAGACCGTCGGCCTGTTGTCCGGCGGCAACCAGCAGAAAGTCGTGATCGGCAAATGGCTGGCGGCCGGCGCAAAGCTCTTCATCTTCGATGAGCCGACGCGCGGCATCGACGTCGGCGCCAAGTCCGAGATCTTTGCACTGATCGACCGGCTGGTCGCTGAAGGCGCGGCGGCGCTCATGATCTCGTCCGAGCAGGTCGAGATCTGCCATGTCTGCGACCGCGCCTATGTCATGCGCGAGGGCCGCGTCGCCGGGCACCTCGCGCGCAACGAGTTGACCGAGGAGAACATCGTGCGATTGGGGATGCATCATGCGTGA
- a CDS encoding intradiol ring-cleavage dioxygenase, which translates to MRNFSETNITDAVLERIAGATDPRIKEVSEALVRHLHAFVREVRPTQKEWEYGIDFLTRTGHMCDDKRQEFILLSDTLGVSMLVDAINHPVPEGATETTVLGPFFVQAAPEKENGDDISGAMEGDPMIVTGSVSTVDGRPLAGAMVDVWHSDNDGYYDVQQLDEIGDLAMRARFHTDANGRFHFWSIRPAAYPIPHDGPVGDMLEAQGRHPWRPAHVHFMISALGFEQLVTHVFVAGDKYLDSDVVFGVKDSLIHDFVRRPAGRAPDGRMVDAAYYHLNYDFGLKQAASNARAA; encoded by the coding sequence TTGCGTAATTTCAGCGAGACCAACATCACCGACGCCGTGCTCGAACGCATCGCGGGCGCAACCGATCCGCGTATCAAAGAGGTCAGCGAAGCGCTGGTGCGTCATCTCCACGCCTTCGTGCGCGAGGTGCGTCCGACCCAGAAGGAATGGGAATACGGCATCGACTTCCTGACCCGGACCGGTCACATGTGCGACGACAAGCGCCAGGAGTTCATCCTGCTCTCGGACACGCTCGGCGTCTCCATGCTGGTCGACGCCATCAACCATCCGGTGCCGGAAGGTGCGACCGAGACCACCGTGCTTGGCCCGTTCTTCGTCCAGGCCGCGCCCGAGAAAGAGAACGGCGACGACATCTCGGGCGCCATGGAAGGCGATCCCATGATCGTCACCGGCTCGGTCTCGACCGTCGACGGCAGGCCGCTCGCGGGCGCAATGGTCGACGTCTGGCATTCGGACAATGACGGCTATTACGACGTGCAGCAGCTCGACGAGATCGGCGATCTCGCGATGCGCGCCCGCTTCCACACCGACGCCAACGGCCGCTTCCATTTCTGGTCGATCAGGCCCGCCGCCTACCCGATCCCGCATGACGGCCCGGTCGGCGACATGCTGGAAGCGCAGGGACGCCATCCCTGGCGGCCCGCGCATGTGCACTTCATGATCTCGGCGCTAGGCTTCGAGCAGCTGGTGACGCATGTGTTCGTGGCCGGCGACAAATATCTCGACTCCGACGTGGTGTTCGGCGTCAAGGACAGCCTGATCCACGATTTCGTGCGCCGCCCGGCCGGCCGTGCGCCGGATGGTCGCATGGTGGACGCCGCCTACTATCACCTCAATTACGATTTCGGCCTGAAGCAGGCTGCAAGCAACGCGCGGGCGGCGTAA
- a CDS encoding ABC transporter permease, which translates to MREAAVVSQPNPLQRIPGVAIVLGALIVLFGAIAPGFLSPANLSNVLVQSTILTMLALPMTLIIMTEGLDLSMGAVLTLTSLCVAIVSLATKSMLLGLGAGVLVGAAFGTVNGWLVAILGIPPFVATLGTLGMAQGLSLIVSDGQSVVGIPHSVRDIYSATLLGIPVPIVMALVTYAAFHGLLYHTRFGSYVFALGGNREALRFAGLSPNKLLIAVYALGGTMAGVAGLLMTARMNSGHPTAGLGLEFDAIAAVAVGGTSFERGNGWLLGTLLGVLSVGVLRNGLNLISLPSSVQVASVGVLVIVALFLDGLRSRA; encoded by the coding sequence ATGCGTGAGGCCGCGGTCGTTTCACAACCCAATCCGCTCCAGCGCATCCCCGGCGTCGCCATCGTGCTGGGCGCGCTGATCGTGCTGTTCGGCGCGATCGCGCCGGGCTTCCTCTCGCCGGCCAATCTGTCCAACGTGCTGGTGCAGTCGACCATCCTGACCATGCTGGCGTTGCCGATGACGCTGATCATCATGACGGAAGGTCTCGACCTCTCGATGGGCGCGGTGCTGACACTGACCTCGCTCTGCGTCGCCATTGTCTCGCTCGCGACCAAATCGATGCTGCTCGGGCTCGGCGCCGGCGTGCTGGTCGGCGCGGCCTTCGGCACAGTCAACGGCTGGCTGGTCGCCATCCTCGGTATCCCGCCGTTCGTGGCAACCCTCGGCACGCTCGGCATGGCGCAGGGCCTGTCGCTGATCGTCTCGGACGGCCAGAGCGTCGTCGGCATTCCCCACAGCGTGCGGGACATCTATTCGGCGACGCTTCTCGGCATCCCCGTGCCGATCGTGATGGCGCTCGTCACCTACGCCGCGTTTCACGGCCTGCTTTATCACACCCGCTTCGGCAGCTACGTGTTCGCGCTCGGCGGCAATCGCGAGGCGCTCAGGTTCGCCGGCCTTTCGCCGAACAAGCTCCTGATCGCGGTCTATGCGCTCGGCGGCACCATGGCCGGCGTCGCCGGCCTGCTGATGACCGCCCGGATGAATTCGGGACATCCCACCGCCGGCCTCGGGCTCGAATTCGACGCCATCGCCGCGGTTGCGGTTGGCGGCACCTCGTTCGAGCGCGGCAATGGCTGGCTGCTCGGCACCCTGCTCGGTGTCCTTTCCGTCGGCGTGCTGCGCAACGGGCTGAACCTGATCTCGCTGCCCTCGTCAGTGCAGGTCGCAAGCGTCGGTGTCCTCGTCATCGTCGCCCTCTTCCTCGACGGCCTGCGGAGCCGCGCATGA
- a CDS encoding ABC transporter permease: MTDIAKEVLSPPRSFLSQDAIQLFYRLLAVFLICAVLAVLNDSFLSLGNILNVLRQASLTFFIASGLTLVVLTAGLDLSVGANVALSACVAGTVIHTTGSPVLGILTGLACGGLVGLLNGVMVTALRIPSFIATYGMLWVLNGLTYWYMAGETLHGFPAGFRQIGSGYLFGLPIPVYLLLVFLGIGTLFAQRTIWGQEIYAIGANPVAARLSGIPVTRRLLLVYAVSGTMAGLASIIFLSRLNSAEADIGESLTLPAIAAVLIGGTSLFGGVGTVFGTFIGALILTLVLNGMNLLSVSANWQPLVTGIIVILAVWLDMKTRRRTH, encoded by the coding sequence ATGACCGACATCGCCAAGGAGGTCCTGTCGCCGCCCCGCTCGTTCCTGTCGCAGGACGCGATCCAGCTGTTCTATCGCCTGCTCGCCGTATTCCTGATCTGCGCCGTGCTGGCGGTGCTGAACGATTCCTTCCTCAGCCTCGGCAACATCCTCAATGTGCTGCGGCAGGCGAGCCTGACCTTCTTCATCGCCTCGGGCCTGACGCTGGTGGTGCTCACCGCCGGCCTCGATCTCTCCGTCGGCGCCAATGTCGCGCTGTCGGCCTGTGTCGCCGGCACCGTGATCCACACCACCGGCTCGCCTGTGCTCGGTATCCTCACCGGCCTTGCCTGCGGCGGCCTGGTCGGGCTCCTCAACGGCGTGATGGTCACCGCGCTGCGCATCCCCTCCTTCATCGCCACCTATGGCATGCTCTGGGTATTGAACGGCCTCACCTACTGGTACATGGCCGGCGAGACGCTGCACGGCTTCCCGGCGGGATTCCGCCAGATCGGCAGCGGCTATCTGTTCGGCCTGCCGATCCCGGTCTATCTGCTGCTGGTGTTTCTGGGCATCGGGACGCTGTTTGCCCAGCGCACGATCTGGGGCCAGGAGATCTATGCGATCGGCGCCAATCCGGTCGCCGCCCGCCTCTCCGGTATTCCCGTCACCCGGCGCCTGCTGCTGGTCTACGCGGTGTCCGGCACCATGGCGGGGCTTGCCTCGATCATCTTCCTGTCACGGTTGAATTCAGCGGAAGCCGACATCGGCGAAAGCCTGACGCTGCCGGCGATCGCGGCCGTGCTGATCGGCGGCACCTCGCTGTTCGGCGGCGTCGGCACCGTGTTCGGCACCTTCATCGGCGCGCTGATCCTGACGCTGGTCCTGAACGGCATGAACCTGTTGTCGGTCAGCGCCAATTGGCAGCCGCTCGTCACCGGCATCATCGTCATTCTCGCGGTCTGGCTCGACATGAAGACCCGGCGCCGGACGCACTGA
- a CDS encoding NAD(P)-dependent oxidoreductase — MTDTTKNVAFIGIGKMGLPMSQLVAKAGYTVSAFDQSAARLNEAREQGIAVASSPADAVSGRPLIITSLPDDTALRAVMLGPTGLIGVMAPKAILIETSTVSAEASAEVDAAAQARGIAYLRAPVSGNASIVHTGALSCFVSGPVDAFETAKPLFASFTRAQTYLGAGEEARYAKLAVNLMIAVSAAMMAESLALARKGGIGWQDILNVLDESAVASPMVKYKTAPLRARDFVSSFSCKQMAKDLDLILGAGHAVGVPLQLAAQVRETYGSLVAQGDGETDFIATVKHLERLSGLDEPKLGEPKL; from the coding sequence ATGACTGACACGACAAAAAACGTCGCCTTCATCGGGATCGGCAAGATGGGACTGCCGATGTCACAGCTCGTCGCCAAGGCCGGTTATACCGTCAGCGCCTTCGACCAGAGCGCGGCGCGGCTCAACGAGGCGCGCGAGCAAGGGATTGCCGTTGCAAGCTCGCCCGCCGACGCCGTCAGCGGTCGCCCCTTGATCATCACATCGCTTCCCGACGACACCGCCTTGCGCGCCGTCATGCTCGGGCCGACGGGCCTGATCGGCGTGATGGCGCCGAAGGCTATTCTGATCGAAACCAGCACGGTCAGCGCCGAAGCCTCCGCTGAAGTCGACGCAGCGGCACAGGCGCGCGGCATCGCCTATCTGCGCGCGCCGGTCTCGGGCAATGCCAGCATCGTCCATACCGGCGCGCTGAGCTGCTTCGTCTCGGGGCCCGTGGACGCCTTCGAAACCGCAAAACCGCTGTTTGCGAGCTTCACCCGAGCACAGACCTATCTCGGCGCGGGCGAGGAAGCACGCTACGCAAAGCTCGCGGTCAATCTCATGATCGCCGTCTCGGCTGCGATGATGGCCGAGAGCCTGGCGCTGGCGCGCAAGGGCGGCATCGGCTGGCAGGACATCCTGAATGTGCTGGACGAGAGCGCGGTCGCCTCCCCCATGGTGAAGTACAAGACGGCGCCGCTTCGAGCCCGCGACTTCGTCTCGAGCTTCTCCTGCAAGCAGATGGCCAAGGATCTCGACCTCATCCTCGGCGCCGGACATGCCGTCGGCGTGCCGCTCCAGCTCGCAGCCCAGGTGCGTGAGACCTACGGCTCGCTGGTCGCGCAAGGCGACGGCGAGACCGACTTCATCGCGACCGTCAAGCATCTCGAACGCCTGTCCGGCCTTGACGAGCCGAAACTTGGCGAGCCCAAACTCTGA
- a CDS encoding FAD-linked oxidase C-terminal domain-containing protein, which translates to MGPRVNSAALAERLESVIGPRATIARGVLDQHGQSESYYRALPPDIVVYPETTQEVVEIVKLCAGANMPIVPFGAGTSLEGNASAVAGGVCIDFARMNKVLTVHDSDMNVVVQPGITRKQLNAELRGTGLFFPIDPGANASIGGMTSTRASGTMAVRYGTMKDNVMALEVVLADGRVIRTARRARKSAAGYDLTRLFVGAEGTLGVITEVALKLHPLPQAISAAVCSFDTLHNAVDTAISIIQAAIPVARVELLDDVMMRGINAYAKLGYREAPTLFFEFHGSESAVAEQAELAETIAAEHGGRGFAWAKAPEDRSRLWHARDNTLYAGLGLRPGARAVITDVCVPISRLAECLTETRRDADEHGFTAPIVGHVGDGNFHMLILVDPARLEEIDGAKALQARMVARAIAMDGTCTGEHGIGLGKIDYLTDELGDAVDVMRSIKTALDPHGLMNPGKIFAGAQK; encoded by the coding sequence ATGGGACCGCGGGTGAATAGTGCCGCATTGGCTGAGCGCCTCGAGAGCGTGATCGGTCCGCGCGCGACCATCGCGCGCGGCGTGCTCGATCAGCATGGCCAGAGCGAATCCTATTATCGCGCCCTGCCGCCGGACATCGTCGTCTATCCGGAGACGACCCAGGAGGTCGTCGAGATCGTCAAGCTCTGCGCCGGTGCGAACATGCCGATCGTGCCGTTCGGCGCCGGCACCTCGCTCGAGGGCAATGCGTCGGCGGTTGCGGGCGGCGTCTGCATCGACTTCGCGCGCATGAACAAGGTGCTGACCGTGCACGACAGCGACATGAACGTCGTGGTTCAGCCCGGCATCACCCGCAAGCAGCTCAATGCCGAGCTGCGCGGCACCGGACTCTTCTTTCCGATCGATCCCGGCGCGAACGCCTCGATCGGCGGCATGACGTCCACCCGTGCCTCCGGCACCATGGCGGTGCGCTACGGCACCATGAAGGACAATGTCATGGCGCTGGAGGTGGTGCTGGCCGACGGTCGCGTGATCCGCACCGCCAGGCGCGCCCGCAAATCCGCAGCCGGCTACGACCTCACGCGGCTGTTCGTTGGTGCGGAAGGTACACTCGGCGTCATCACCGAGGTGGCGCTAAAACTGCATCCGCTGCCGCAGGCGATCTCGGCCGCGGTGTGCAGCTTCGACACCCTGCACAACGCCGTCGATACCGCGATAAGCATCATCCAGGCCGCTATCCCGGTGGCCCGCGTCGAGCTGCTCGACGACGTCATGATGCGCGGCATCAATGCCTACGCCAAGCTCGGCTATCGCGAGGCGCCGACGCTCTTCTTCGAATTTCATGGCTCGGAGAGCGCCGTTGCCGAGCAGGCCGAGCTCGCAGAGACAATCGCCGCCGAGCATGGCGGCCGCGGCTTCGCATGGGCCAAGGCGCCGGAGGACCGCAGCCGGCTCTGGCACGCGCGCGACAACACGCTCTATGCTGGTCTCGGCCTGCGCCCCGGCGCGCGCGCCGTCATCACCGATGTCTGCGTGCCGATCTCGCGGCTCGCCGAATGCCTGACCGAGACGCGCCGCGACGCCGACGAGCACGGCTTCACCGCGCCCATCGTCGGCCATGTCGGCGACGGCAATTTCCACATGTTGATCCTGGTCGATCCCGCAAGGCTAGAGGAGATCGACGGCGCCAAGGCGCTTCAGGCCCGCATGGTCGCCCGCGCCATCGCGATGGACGGCACCTGCACCGGCGAGCACGGCATCGGGCTCGGCAAGATCGATTATCTCACCGACGAGCTCGGCGACGCCGTCGACGTGATGCGGTCGATCAAGACCGCGCTCGATCCGCACGGCTTGATGAATCCCGGCAAGATCTTTGCGGGAGCGCAGAAATGA